In the genome of Magnolia sinica isolate HGM2019 chromosome 2, MsV1, whole genome shotgun sequence, one region contains:
- the LOC131236137 gene encoding ribonucleoside-diphosphate reductase large subunit-like isoform X3 translates to MYVVKRDGRQESVHFDKITARLKKLSYGLSIEHCDPVLVAQKVCAGVYKGVTTSQLDELAAETAAAMTANHPDYASLAARIAVSNLHKNTKKSFSETIREMYNHFTERSGQAAPLVADDVYEIIMKVFNDTARYVDQGGGKRKGAFAVYLEPWHADIFELLDLRKNHGKEEHRARDLFYALWVPDLFMKRVQGGGTWSLFCPNEAPGLADCWGEEFEKLYTQYEIKGKAKKVVQAQDLWFEILKSQIESGTPYMLFKDTCNRKSNQQNLGTIKSSNLCTEIIEFTSPTETAVCNLASIALSRYVREKGVPIESHPSKLVGSNGSQNRYFDFDKLAEITEIVTTNLNKIIDVNYYPVETARRSNMRHRPIGIGVQGLADTFILLGMSFDSPEAQELNKDIFETIYYHALKASSELAAKEGPYETYHGSPVSKGILQPDMWNVTPSDRWDWAALRGMISKNGVRNSLLVAPMPTASTSQILGNNECFEPYTSNIYSRRVLSGEFVVVNKHLLHDLTEMGLWSPALKNKIIYDDGSVLKIPEIPDDLKAIYKTVWEIMQRTLVDMAVDRGCYIDQSQSLNIHMNQPDFRKLTSLHFYAWSKGLKTGMYYLRTRAAADAIKITVDTSVLKEKAKTMDDDLEAKRAQVVCSLENREECMACGS, encoded by the exons ATGTATGTGGTCAAGAGAGATGGTAGGCAGGAATCGGTGCACTTTGATAAGATTACTGCTCGTCTGAAGAAGCTGAGTTACGGCCTCAGCATTGAACACTGTGATCCTGTGCTTGTGGCTCAGAAAGTATGCGCAGGAGTCTACAAGGGTGTCACCACCAGCCAGCTTGATGAGCTTGCTGCTGAGACTGCTGCTGCAATGACTGCCAACCACCCTGATTATGCCTCT CTTGCTGCAAGGATTGCTGTTTCAaatctgcataagaacacaaagAAGTCGTTTTCAGAGAC GATTCGAGAGATGTATAACCATTTCACTGAGAGATCAGGGCAGGCGGCTCCTTTGGTTGCTGATGATGTTTATGAGATAATCATGAAGGT ATTCAATGATACTGCTCGTTATGTTGATCAAGGGGGAGGCAAGAGGAAGG GAGCGTTTGCTGTGTATTTGGAGCCATGGCATGCTGATATCTTTGAGTTACTAGATCTCAGGAAAAATCATGGGAAG GAAGAACATAGAGCAAGGGATCTGTTCTATGCCCTTTGGGTCCCTgatcttttcatgaaaagggttCAAGGAGGTGGGACATGGTCCTTGTTCTGCCCTAACGAGGCTCCAGGTTTGGCTGACTGTTGGGGCGAGGAATTTGAAAAACTGTACACCCAATATGAAATAAAG GGCAAGGCAAAGAAGGTTGTTCAAGCACAGGATCTCTGGTTTGAAATTCTAAAATCCCAGATAGAAAGTGGAACGCCTTATatgcttttcaag gaTACTTGTAATAGAAAAAGCAATCAACAGAATCTGGGGACAATCAAGTCTTCGAACTTGTGTACTGAGATCATTGAGTTCACTAGTCCTACAGAAACTGCAGTTTGCAATTTGGCATCAATTGCATTATCACGATATGTCAGGGAGAAG GGGGTCCCTATTGAGTCACACCCATCTAAGCTGGTTGGAAGTAATGGTTCTCAGAACagatattttgattttgataAGCTAGCAGAG ATTACTGAAATAGTTACCACAAATCTCAACAAAATAATTGATGTGAATTACTACCCCGTTGAAACTGCGAGGAGGTCCAACATGCGCCATAGGCCAATAGGCATAGGAGTGCAGGGTCTTGCAGATACTTTCATATTACTTGGCATGTCATTTGATTCACCAGAG GCTCAGGAGCTTAACAAAGACATTTTTGAGACTATCTACTACCATGCTCTGAAAGCTTCTTCTGAGCTTGCTGCAAAAGAAGGCCCTTATGAGACATATCATGGGAGTCCTGTGAGCAAG GGAATTCTTCAACCTGACATGTGGAATGTGACTCCATCTGATCGTTGGGATTGGGCTGCTCTGAGGGGAATGATTTCGAAGAATGGAGTGAGGAACTCCCTTCTTGTAGCTCCTATGCCCACTGCTTCAACCAGTCAGATTCTGGGCAATAATGAGTGCTTTGAACCATATACCTCCAATATCTACAGTAGGAGGGTTCTAAG tgGTGAATTTGTTGTTGTGAACAAACACCTTCTTCATGATTTAACTGAGATGGGTCTTTGGTCTCCTGCTCTCAAGAACAAGATAATTTATGATGATGGGTCTGTTCTCAAGATTCCAGAAATCCCAGATGATCTTAAAGCTATATACAA GACTGTGTGGGAGATCATGCAAAGGACTCTAGTTGACATGGCCGTTGACCGTGGTTGTTATATAGATCAGAGTCAGAGTCTGAATATCCACatgaaccagcctgattttcgCAAGCTCACTTCCTTGCACTTCTATGCTTGGTCCAAG GGCTTGAAAACTGGGATGTATTATCTGCGAACACGGGCTGCGGCAGATgcaataaaaatcactgtggatACCTCTGTTCTCAAG GAAAAGGCTAAGACAATGGATGATGATCTTGAAGCCAAAAGGGCCCAGGTGGTTTGTTCCTTGGAAAATCGAGAAGAATGTATGGCCTGTGGAAGTTAA
- the LOC131236137 gene encoding ribonucleoside-diphosphate reductase large subunit-like isoform X2: MYVVKRDGRQESVHFDKITARLKKLSYGLSIEHCDPVLVAQKVCAGVYKGVTTSQLDELAAETAAAMTANHPDYASLAARIAVSNLHKNTKKSFSETIREMYNHFTERSGQAAPLVADDVYEIIMKNASLLDSEIIYDRDFDYDYFGFKTLERSYLLKVSGKVVERPQHMLMRVAVGIHKEDIDSVLKTYQLMSQRWFIHASPTLFNAGTPRPQLSSCFLVCMKEDSIEGIYDTLKECAVISKSAGGIGLSIHNIRATSSYIRGTNGTSNGIVPMLRVFNDTARYVDQGGGKRKGAFAVYLEPWHADIFELLDLRKNHGKEEHRARDLFYALWVPDLFMKRVQGGGTWSLFCPNEAPGLADCWGEEFEKLYTQYEIKGKAKKVVQAQDLWFEILKSQIESGTPYMLFKDTCNRKSNQQNLGTIKSSNLCTEIIEFTSPTETAVCNLASIALSRYVREKGVPIESHPSKLVGSNGSQNRYFDFDKLAEAQELNKDIFETIYYHALKASSELAAKEGPYETYHGSPVSKGILQPDMWNVTPSDRWDWAALRGMISKNGVRNSLLVAPMPTASTSQILGNNECFEPYTSNIYSRRVLSGEFVVVNKHLLHDLTEMGLWSPALKNKIIYDDGSVLKIPEIPDDLKAIYKTVWEIMQRTLVDMAVDRGCYIDQSQSLNIHMNQPDFRKLTSLHFYAWSKGLKTGMYYLRTRAAADAIKITVDTSVLKEKAKTMDDDLEAKRAQVVCSLENREECMACGS; this comes from the exons ATGTATGTGGTCAAGAGAGATGGTAGGCAGGAATCGGTGCACTTTGATAAGATTACTGCTCGTCTGAAGAAGCTGAGTTACGGCCTCAGCATTGAACACTGTGATCCTGTGCTTGTGGCTCAGAAAGTATGCGCAGGAGTCTACAAGGGTGTCACCACCAGCCAGCTTGATGAGCTTGCTGCTGAGACTGCTGCTGCAATGACTGCCAACCACCCTGATTATGCCTCT CTTGCTGCAAGGATTGCTGTTTCAaatctgcataagaacacaaagAAGTCGTTTTCAGAGAC GATTCGAGAGATGTATAACCATTTCACTGAGAGATCAGGGCAGGCGGCTCCTTTGGTTGCTGATGATGTTTATGAGATAATCATGAAG AATGCCTCCCTCCTGGACAGTGAGATAATCTATGACAGAGACTTTGACTATGATTACTTTGGTTTCAAAACCCTCGAGAGATCCTACCTATTGAAGGTTTCAGGAAAGGTTGTAGAGAGGCCACAACATATGTTGATGAGGGTTGCTGTTGGAATTCACAAGGAGGATATTGACTCTGTTCTTAAAACATACCAATTGATGTCACAACGCTGGTTCATCCATGCTTCCCCTACTCTTTTCAATGCAGGAACACCAAGGCCACAG TTGAGTAGCTGCTTCCTTGTGTGCATGAAAGAAGATAGCATTGAGGGGATATATGATACTCTGAAGGAATGTGCTGTTATTAGCAAATCAGCGGGAGGGATAGGCCTGTCTATTCATAACATTCGTGCAACAAGCAGTTATATTCGTGGCACAAATGGGACTTCAAATGGCATTGTTCCAATGCTACGGGTATTCAATGATACTGCTCGTTATGTTGATCAAGGGGGAGGCAAGAGGAAGG GAGCGTTTGCTGTGTATTTGGAGCCATGGCATGCTGATATCTTTGAGTTACTAGATCTCAGGAAAAATCATGGGAAG GAAGAACATAGAGCAAGGGATCTGTTCTATGCCCTTTGGGTCCCTgatcttttcatgaaaagggttCAAGGAGGTGGGACATGGTCCTTGTTCTGCCCTAACGAGGCTCCAGGTTTGGCTGACTGTTGGGGCGAGGAATTTGAAAAACTGTACACCCAATATGAAATAAAG GGCAAGGCAAAGAAGGTTGTTCAAGCACAGGATCTCTGGTTTGAAATTCTAAAATCCCAGATAGAAAGTGGAACGCCTTATatgcttttcaag gaTACTTGTAATAGAAAAAGCAATCAACAGAATCTGGGGACAATCAAGTCTTCGAACTTGTGTACTGAGATCATTGAGTTCACTAGTCCTACAGAAACTGCAGTTTGCAATTTGGCATCAATTGCATTATCACGATATGTCAGGGAGAAG GGGGTCCCTATTGAGTCACACCCATCTAAGCTGGTTGGAAGTAATGGTTCTCAGAACagatattttgattttgataAGCTAGCAGAG GCTCAGGAGCTTAACAAAGACATTTTTGAGACTATCTACTACCATGCTCTGAAAGCTTCTTCTGAGCTTGCTGCAAAAGAAGGCCCTTATGAGACATATCATGGGAGTCCTGTGAGCAAG GGAATTCTTCAACCTGACATGTGGAATGTGACTCCATCTGATCGTTGGGATTGGGCTGCTCTGAGGGGAATGATTTCGAAGAATGGAGTGAGGAACTCCCTTCTTGTAGCTCCTATGCCCACTGCTTCAACCAGTCAGATTCTGGGCAATAATGAGTGCTTTGAACCATATACCTCCAATATCTACAGTAGGAGGGTTCTAAG tgGTGAATTTGTTGTTGTGAACAAACACCTTCTTCATGATTTAACTGAGATGGGTCTTTGGTCTCCTGCTCTCAAGAACAAGATAATTTATGATGATGGGTCTGTTCTCAAGATTCCAGAAATCCCAGATGATCTTAAAGCTATATACAA GACTGTGTGGGAGATCATGCAAAGGACTCTAGTTGACATGGCCGTTGACCGTGGTTGTTATATAGATCAGAGTCAGAGTCTGAATATCCACatgaaccagcctgattttcgCAAGCTCACTTCCTTGCACTTCTATGCTTGGTCCAAG GGCTTGAAAACTGGGATGTATTATCTGCGAACACGGGCTGCGGCAGATgcaataaaaatcactgtggatACCTCTGTTCTCAAG GAAAAGGCTAAGACAATGGATGATGATCTTGAAGCCAAAAGGGCCCAGGTGGTTTGTTCCTTGGAAAATCGAGAAGAATGTATGGCCTGTGGAAGTTAA
- the LOC131236137 gene encoding ribonucleoside-diphosphate reductase large subunit-like isoform X1, which translates to MYVVKRDGRQESVHFDKITARLKKLSYGLSIEHCDPVLVAQKVCAGVYKGVTTSQLDELAAETAAAMTANHPDYASLAARIAVSNLHKNTKKSFSETIREMYNHFTERSGQAAPLVADDVYEIIMKNASLLDSEIIYDRDFDYDYFGFKTLERSYLLKVSGKVVERPQHMLMRVAVGIHKEDIDSVLKTYQLMSQRWFIHASPTLFNAGTPRPQLSSCFLVCMKEDSIEGIYDTLKECAVISKSAGGIGLSIHNIRATSSYIRGTNGTSNGIVPMLRVFNDTARYVDQGGGKRKGAFAVYLEPWHADIFELLDLRKNHGKEEHRARDLFYALWVPDLFMKRVQGGGTWSLFCPNEAPGLADCWGEEFEKLYTQYEIKGKAKKVVQAQDLWFEILKSQIESGTPYMLFKDTCNRKSNQQNLGTIKSSNLCTEIIEFTSPTETAVCNLASIALSRYVREKGVPIESHPSKLVGSNGSQNRYFDFDKLAEITEIVTTNLNKIIDVNYYPVETARRSNMRHRPIGIGVQGLADTFILLGMSFDSPEAQELNKDIFETIYYHALKASSELAAKEGPYETYHGSPVSKGILQPDMWNVTPSDRWDWAALRGMISKNGVRNSLLVAPMPTASTSQILGNNECFEPYTSNIYSRRVLSGEFVVVNKHLLHDLTEMGLWSPALKNKIIYDDGSVLKIPEIPDDLKAIYKTVWEIMQRTLVDMAVDRGCYIDQSQSLNIHMNQPDFRKLTSLHFYAWSKGLKTGMYYLRTRAAADAIKITVDTSVLKEKAKTMDDDLEAKRAQVVCSLENREECMACGS; encoded by the exons ATGTATGTGGTCAAGAGAGATGGTAGGCAGGAATCGGTGCACTTTGATAAGATTACTGCTCGTCTGAAGAAGCTGAGTTACGGCCTCAGCATTGAACACTGTGATCCTGTGCTTGTGGCTCAGAAAGTATGCGCAGGAGTCTACAAGGGTGTCACCACCAGCCAGCTTGATGAGCTTGCTGCTGAGACTGCTGCTGCAATGACTGCCAACCACCCTGATTATGCCTCT CTTGCTGCAAGGATTGCTGTTTCAaatctgcataagaacacaaagAAGTCGTTTTCAGAGAC GATTCGAGAGATGTATAACCATTTCACTGAGAGATCAGGGCAGGCGGCTCCTTTGGTTGCTGATGATGTTTATGAGATAATCATGAAG AATGCCTCCCTCCTGGACAGTGAGATAATCTATGACAGAGACTTTGACTATGATTACTTTGGTTTCAAAACCCTCGAGAGATCCTACCTATTGAAGGTTTCAGGAAAGGTTGTAGAGAGGCCACAACATATGTTGATGAGGGTTGCTGTTGGAATTCACAAGGAGGATATTGACTCTGTTCTTAAAACATACCAATTGATGTCACAACGCTGGTTCATCCATGCTTCCCCTACTCTTTTCAATGCAGGAACACCAAGGCCACAG TTGAGTAGCTGCTTCCTTGTGTGCATGAAAGAAGATAGCATTGAGGGGATATATGATACTCTGAAGGAATGTGCTGTTATTAGCAAATCAGCGGGAGGGATAGGCCTGTCTATTCATAACATTCGTGCAACAAGCAGTTATATTCGTGGCACAAATGGGACTTCAAATGGCATTGTTCCAATGCTACGGGTATTCAATGATACTGCTCGTTATGTTGATCAAGGGGGAGGCAAGAGGAAGG GAGCGTTTGCTGTGTATTTGGAGCCATGGCATGCTGATATCTTTGAGTTACTAGATCTCAGGAAAAATCATGGGAAG GAAGAACATAGAGCAAGGGATCTGTTCTATGCCCTTTGGGTCCCTgatcttttcatgaaaagggttCAAGGAGGTGGGACATGGTCCTTGTTCTGCCCTAACGAGGCTCCAGGTTTGGCTGACTGTTGGGGCGAGGAATTTGAAAAACTGTACACCCAATATGAAATAAAG GGCAAGGCAAAGAAGGTTGTTCAAGCACAGGATCTCTGGTTTGAAATTCTAAAATCCCAGATAGAAAGTGGAACGCCTTATatgcttttcaag gaTACTTGTAATAGAAAAAGCAATCAACAGAATCTGGGGACAATCAAGTCTTCGAACTTGTGTACTGAGATCATTGAGTTCACTAGTCCTACAGAAACTGCAGTTTGCAATTTGGCATCAATTGCATTATCACGATATGTCAGGGAGAAG GGGGTCCCTATTGAGTCACACCCATCTAAGCTGGTTGGAAGTAATGGTTCTCAGAACagatattttgattttgataAGCTAGCAGAG ATTACTGAAATAGTTACCACAAATCTCAACAAAATAATTGATGTGAATTACTACCCCGTTGAAACTGCGAGGAGGTCCAACATGCGCCATAGGCCAATAGGCATAGGAGTGCAGGGTCTTGCAGATACTTTCATATTACTTGGCATGTCATTTGATTCACCAGAG GCTCAGGAGCTTAACAAAGACATTTTTGAGACTATCTACTACCATGCTCTGAAAGCTTCTTCTGAGCTTGCTGCAAAAGAAGGCCCTTATGAGACATATCATGGGAGTCCTGTGAGCAAG GGAATTCTTCAACCTGACATGTGGAATGTGACTCCATCTGATCGTTGGGATTGGGCTGCTCTGAGGGGAATGATTTCGAAGAATGGAGTGAGGAACTCCCTTCTTGTAGCTCCTATGCCCACTGCTTCAACCAGTCAGATTCTGGGCAATAATGAGTGCTTTGAACCATATACCTCCAATATCTACAGTAGGAGGGTTCTAAG tgGTGAATTTGTTGTTGTGAACAAACACCTTCTTCATGATTTAACTGAGATGGGTCTTTGGTCTCCTGCTCTCAAGAACAAGATAATTTATGATGATGGGTCTGTTCTCAAGATTCCAGAAATCCCAGATGATCTTAAAGCTATATACAA GACTGTGTGGGAGATCATGCAAAGGACTCTAGTTGACATGGCCGTTGACCGTGGTTGTTATATAGATCAGAGTCAGAGTCTGAATATCCACatgaaccagcctgattttcgCAAGCTCACTTCCTTGCACTTCTATGCTTGGTCCAAG GGCTTGAAAACTGGGATGTATTATCTGCGAACACGGGCTGCGGCAGATgcaataaaaatcactgtggatACCTCTGTTCTCAAG GAAAAGGCTAAGACAATGGATGATGATCTTGAAGCCAAAAGGGCCCAGGTGGTTTGTTCCTTGGAAAATCGAGAAGAATGTATGGCCTGTGGAAGTTAA